A segment of the Deltaproteobacteria bacterium genome:
CCTAGTGCGAGTATTCATCCTGTTCCATGATTGTTGTCATGGTTCGTTCTTCGCGTCGCGCCAGGCCAATACGATCCTCGGCTACATCACCGGCGTGCTCGCCTTCACGCCGTTTGAAGATTGGCGCCGCGCCCACAACACCCATCACGCCACGGCGGCCAACTTGGACCGGCGCGGCATCGGCGACGTGTGGACCATGACCGTCGAAGAGTATCTGACGGCATCGAAATGGCGCCGCATCGCCTACCGCTTCTACCGCCACCCATTTATCGCTCTCGGTTTGGCGTCGCCGCTGCTCTTTTTGTTCCTCCATCGATTTCCCACCCGAGGCGCAGGGAAACGCGAACGCCGCAGCGTGTTTCGCACCAATCTGGCGCTCGTGATCATTGCCGCGCTGGCCAACGAAACCATCGGTTTGCGTACCTATCTGCTGGTGCAACTGCCAATCATTCTGATCGCCGGCAGTCTGGGCCTCTGGCTGTTCTACATTCAGCATCAATTTGAGGACGTTTACTGGATCCGCCATGAAGCTTGGGATCCGCTCAAAGTGGCGCTCGAAGGCAGCTCCTATTTCAAGTTGCCGAAAGTCCTCCAATGGTTCACCGGCAACATCGGCTTTCATCACGTTCATCACGTGCGCCCGAGCATTCCCAATTACAACTTGCAACCATGCCACGACCACATTCCGGCGTTTCAGGAAGTCAAAATCATGACCCTGCGAAGCAGCTTGAAGACTCTGCAACTGCGGCTATGCGATGAAAAGCGCAAAAAGCTGGTGAGCTTTCGCGCGTTGAAGACGCTGCGCGAACAGCATCCTTAAACCTGGCGCTAGGAAGTTTTAAATCTCCACAACTCGGCTTGCTATCACCGGTCAATTTACCTAGGCTCGGGACTCCTCACCAGCGACATAGGGTTCCCCTCAGAGGTTACCTGAAATCCATCAAGTAAGCCTTCGCCTCACCCTCCCCACCGCCGCGCACCGTCGACGGCGACAAAAGGAGTCATGGAATGAGTCCATTGTTGGCCATCGCCATCCCTGTGGCGTTAACCATGATCGGTATCATCTTGCATCGCCTGCAGACCCGCCGCGATGGACCCCAGTATTGTTTTAGCGAAAGCAAAAAACTCAGTCATCGGCGCTAAGGCGAAGGGGCCAAGGAGCGATTTATGAAAAACGAGCTGACCTACAAAAACTGCCTGATTCACAGTGAGTCGTTTGAGCTCGGCCAACGCGGCAGCTGGGTGCCGCGCTTTAGATTGACGCAGCAAAACAGTAACGGTCCCTCAAACCGTGCGCTCGCATCTCACGATCGACTCGATAAAGTTTGCCGCACCGAAGCGGAGGCCGACGCCTTCGCGATAAAAGAGGCCATACGCTGGGTCGATAACAAGTGACCGTGGTTGGCGCCAGGCGGGCGATCCGCGCGGTGCCTCTCTCGATCGCGGTCAAGCGCCAATAGCCGAGCGATGACGACGAAAGGAAGGGACTAGAATGTTATGGTTTATTTTGGCAATGATTGTGGTCACCGGACTGCTGGGATTTTTTGGCACGCTCACGCTGGTTAGCGGCATTATTCAACTAGTCGTGATTTGTGCTTTCGTGGTGCTCGGGATTCTGCGCATTCGGCGTAACTACAAGGATAATGATTCCTATTGATGCCGGTCGCCCGATGAAGACTAAATCGATCATCCAATTCGGCATCGCGCTGATCTTCTTGGCCATCACGGCGTTTATCTACCCGTTGGTGACTCACACCAGTCGCGAGCAGCGCGTCGCCCTTGGCCCGCTGCATG
Coding sequences within it:
- a CDS encoding fatty acid desaturase is translated as MAYLVQHGFPYWLTLAVALVAGGFLVRVFILFHDCCHGSFFASRQANTILGYITGVLAFTPFEDWRRAHNTHHATAANLDRRGIGDVWTMTVEEYLTASKWRRIAYRFYRHPFIALGLASPLLFLFLHRFPTRGAGKRERRSVFRTNLALVIIAALANETIGLRTYLLVQLPIILIAGSLGLWLFYIQHQFEDVYWIRHEAWDPLKVALEGSSYFKLPKVLQWFTGNIGFHHVHHVRPSIPNYNLQPCHDHIPAFQEVKIMTLRSSLKTLQLRLCDEKRKKLVSFRALKTLREQHP